Below is a genomic region from Prolixibacteraceae bacterium.
TCCATTTTTAAAGATATATAGAGTAGGAATAGATCTAACTGCATATCTTTTGGCTGTTGCTTTATTCTTGTCAACATCAACTTTGACAATAATAACTTTACCTTTGTTATCTTCTGCAAATTTTTCAAGAATAGGGGCTTGTCTTTTACATGGACCACACCATGTAGCATAAAAGTCAACTACAACTGGTAGTTTTGTTTTTAAAAGCTCATCAAAAGATTGCGTTTTTTCATTGAACTCTATTTCAACGTTGCTTTCTCCTGCAATACTTGCTGTTAATGAACTTAATGCTATAAAAGCAATAAATAGTAGTTTTTTCATTTTGTCGAATAATTATTTGATGATGGTAATATATAAAAAAAGAGAGTTTTGTTACCTATGAAATGACTTTTATTTGTCAAGTTATGATAAGGGGATATTTGATCCTTTAGCCCTTAACTTTCAGTTAAAACATATTTGAAGGTCTATTGTTTAGGATTTTTACTTAAGTCTAGTTAATATGCTGTAATAATGCTTACTATGAGTTTGTGATCATTTCGTGTCTAAAAACATATTCAAAAAATAAATAATAAACAGAATAATGCCACATCTATTATTAATAATGTTGTTATTTTTATTGGCATACAGTAACTAGGCACTTATCGTTTAAATAGAGAATATGACTGATATAGATATTGCACAAGGTATAGAGATGAAACCGATTAATGAAATTGGTCGTGACTTGGGGGTGGACATTGAAAAGATGGAACTTTATGGAAAGTACAAAGCAAAACTTCCATTAGAGCTTATTGATGAAGAGAAAGTAAAGAAGAGTAAGTTGATATTGGTATCTGCAATCTCTCCAACACCTGCAGGTGAAGGTAAAACAACTGTTTCGATTGGACTTACGCAGGCGATGAACCAGAGGAAGAAAAAGACAACTGTTGTGCTTAGAGAACCTTCTTTGGGTCCGGTATTCGGAATTAAAGGAGGTGCAACTGGTGGTGGATGGTCACAAGTTTTGCCAATGGAAGATATTAATCTTCACTTTACGGGTGATTTTTCTGCAATTGAGAAAGCAAACAATCTATTGGCAGCTCTGATTGATAATAATATCCAAAGCAAAACAAAATCTTTAGGTATTGATCCAAGAACTGTAGAGTGGAAGCGTGTCATGGATATGAATGATAGATCTTTGAGGAATATCGTTGTTGGATTAGGAGGAACGACTTCTGGTATACCTCGAGAAACTGGATTTGATATAACAGCAGCTTCTGAAGTTATGGCTATTCTGTGTTTGGCAACAAGCTTCTCTGATTTAAAAACTCGTCTAGGTAATATATTTGTTGGTTTTACTTTCACAGGAGATCCTATTTATGCTAGAGACCTTAATGCGGAAGGTGCTATGGCAGCTTTATTGAAGGATGCAATTAAACCAAATTTAGTACAGACCATTGAAGGAACGCCTGCTTTGATTCATGGTGGTCCGTTTGCAAATATAGCACAAGGGACTAATTCTATTTTGGCAACAAAGATGGGGCTTTCTCTTTCTGATTACGTTGTTACTGAGGCAGGGTTTGGATTTGATCTAGGAGCCGAGAAGTTTATCGATATAAAATGTCAATACGGAGGTCTTTCTCCCGATTCAATCGTTTTAGTTGCTACCGTAAGAGCATTAAAATATCATGGAGGAAAAGAGGTCAAGCTTTTGACTGATGAAGATACTAGGGCATTAAAAGCTGGTTTACCGAATTTGGAGAAACATATTGAGAATATGTTCCACTTTTGTAAGAATCCAATTGTTGCGGTGAATAAATTTCCAACTGATACAGATGAAGAGTTGGAGCTAATTATCGAAGCATGTAAAAAGCTAGGGGTAAAAGCTACAGTTGTTGATATTTGGGCACAAGGAGGAAATGGAGGTCTTGATTTGGCTGATCTAGTGATTGAAACATGCGATGAGAATAGTGAAAAGGTTCTACCTCTTTATGATTGGAGTTGGCCGGTAGAAAAGAAGATTAAGACTGTCGCTTCAACAATATATGGTGCGATTGCTGTTGATTATACAGCACAAGCAAAGAAGGACTTGCAGAAAATTGAGAAGTTAGGACTAAACAATCTTCCAATCTGTATTGCCAAGACACAAAAGAGTTTATCTGATAATCCTAAATTATTAGGAAGACCAAAGGATTTTGTTGTGACTGTTCGAAGTATTGAAATCTCTTCTGGTGCCGGTTTTATTGTCCCTATTACAGGGAGTATAATGCGTATGCCTGGTTTGCCAGCTACTCCAGCGGCAGAAAGAATTAATATTTCGGATGATGGTAACATTTCAGGGTTATTCTAATATAAAATCATTTTATTTAGAATGTTAGAGGTGTTTTTATTCGATGGTATAAAAAGATAATACATGATGATTTTTTATCTTCACCAAAGACCTAAAAAATAAGATCATGGCTAAAATTGTTGCATTTAGCGGAAGTCCGCGAAAGAATGGTAATACAGATACTATTATTGATCATCTACTTAATGTATTAAAAAGTAATGGTCATGAAGTTGAAATGGTTCGTTTGAAGAGAGAGGAGATAAGAGGATGTAGAGCATGTGGTGTTTGTAGAGAAAAAAAGGACCTACGGTGTTACTCTAATAATGACTTCTTAAATGAATGTATCTCCAAAATGGTGGATGCTGATGGGATAATCTTTGGCTCTCCTGTCTATTTTGCAAATGTTACAACTGAAATGAAAGCTCTGATTGATGTTTCTGGATATGTAACACGTAGTGCAGGTCATGTTTTGGCTCGTAAAGTTGGAGCATCAGTAGTTGCTGTTCGAAGAGCTGGTGAGATGAGTTCTTTTGATGCGATGAATAATTTCTTCTTGATCAATCAAATGATTGTTCCTGGAAGTAGTTATTGGAATATTGTACAAGGAAAGCAACCAGGTGATGTATTAAACGATACTGAAGGTATGGCAACAATAACAACTTTAGGAGAGAATATGTCTTGGCTTTTAGATAAAGTTGTTCCATCGAAGAAGAAGGTGAAGAAAGATATCGGTTTAGATTTAGATCAACCAACTCTTTTTTGATCTTTAATGTAAAATATAATTCAAAAGAGGCAGTCATACAACTGCCTCTTTTGTATGATTAAAATAAGTTCTCTACTGAAAGGTATCTCTCTCCTGTATCATAGTTGAAGGTGAGTATTGTAGCACCTTTCTTGATTTCATGTAATTTTTGTGCAATCGCAGCTAGGGATGCCCCAGATGATATTCCTCCAAATAACCCTTCGACTTTTGCAGCTTTCTGTGCAAAAGCGAAAGCCGCTTCTTTGGATACTTGGATTGTTCCATCAATGTACTCTAATTTTAGGTTGTTTGGAATAAAACCTGCTCCGATACCTTGGATTGCATGTGGTCCTGGATTTCCTCCACTTATTACTGGTGAATCCGTAGGCTCAACAGCAAAAGTTTGAAGAGATGGAAAGTGTTCTTTTAATACTCTCGAAACCCCAGAAATATGACCTCCTGTTCCAACTCCAGTGATCAAATAGTCTATCCCTTCAGGAAAATCTTTGATAATTTCTTGAGCGGTGTTACGAACATGCACATCAATATTTGCAGGATTATCAAATTGTGATGGAATCCAACTGTCTTGATTCTGTTCTTGTAACTCTTTTGCTCTGTCGATAGCCCCTTTCATCCCTTTTTCTTTAGGTGTTAGGTCTAGCTTTGCTCCATACGCTGTTAATATACGCCTTCTCTCAATACTCATTGATTCAGGCATTACTAAAGTTAATTCGTACCCCTTAACTGCAGCGACCAATGCAAGTCCAATCCCAGTGTTACCTGATGTTGGTTCAATAAGTTTACTCTTGCCTGGAGTTATAATGCCATCCTCTTCAGCTTGTTCTATCATTGATAGAGCAATACGATCTTTAATGCTACCTCCAGGATTGGTCTTTTCAACTTTTACATATACGTTATAATCTTCACCGTATAGTTTATTAATCTTTACATGAGGGGTATTCCCAATTGTTTCTAGAATATTATTGAATTTCATCTCCAATGATTATTAGTGGTTTTTATATTAACTTGATATCTTACAAAATGTTCCAAAAAAAAGGCCTTCTTTTTGCAAGAAGGCCTTTTCATGTCGATTATACACATGTAGCTATACTTGCCTTCTTGAGAGTAGACAGTAGCAACAACAATTGATATTTGAGTATAAATAGAGCATATAATTATTCTTAATATGTCGCAATGTAGTAAAAAAATATAAAAGACAAAATAGTCTTGAAATATTTATGAATATCTAATCCATTTCCAGATCTCTTTAAAGTTTATTTTCTTACCATACATAAGAATACCAGTACTATATATTTTTGCAGCAATCCATACACAGAAAATAAAAAATATAATTAATAGAGACATCGATGTGATTAATTGCCAAACGGGGACACCAAATGCTATTCGTGCTGTCATGATGATAGGCGAACTTAGTGGTATTATACTTCCCCATACCGCCACAGAATTGTCTGGACTTTGCATAACAAGTGTTAGAAGAATAATACTAATGATGAGAGGTATTGTTAATGGCATCATAAATTGTTGACTATCTTCAGGGTTATCCACTGCTGCTCCAATAGCGGCCATTAATGATCCGTAGGTTAAGACTCCTCCTAGGAAATAGAACACAAATAATGAGCCAATATACCATATATTTAGAACATCAAATCCATTTATTATTTTGGTAATGATGTCATTGTCTCCTTGAAGTGCTTCTATTGAAAGAGATGATTTGAGTGCAAGTTGTGTAACTCCAAATAGGATTAACCATATCATTAATTGGGTTAGTCCAACAGCAATGATTCCAATGATCTTACCCATTAAAAGGTGGAATGGTTTTACCGAAGTAATGATTACTTCTACCACTCTGTTTTTCTTCTCTTCCATCACCCCTTGCATGATCATACTGCCATAAACAAATATAAACATATAGATCATGAAGCCTAGTATATATCCTAAACCAGATGCTATCCCTGAGAAACTATCTTTTTTCTCCCCGTTGTCCGAAACAATTTGCTCATTAAGTCTAACTCGTGTTTTCGTCTCTTTAAACTCTCTTTCTAATCCAGGGATATTGTATTTATCTACAAGCTGTTTAATTTTAATTTGTGATACTCCAGCCGTTAGTTTTGATTTTATATTCTCACTAATAGCAAATGATAATAACTTGTATGAAGTTAGATTTGCTTGTGACGAGCTTATTATATCTTTTGGGACTTCCAGAATTGCATCATACTCTTTTTTAAGCTCTGGAGTCTCAAGGTAGGCATCTTTTAATTCAGCTGTGATATTTACGTACTTGATCGTTTTAGATGATTTAAAGAGGTGCTGTAACTCTCTATTGTGATTAAGTACCCCAATTTTAGTCTCTGGTGTCTCAGAATGGATCATCAGGTATGCAGGGATCGTAGTCAATGCAATAATCAGAATAGGAGTTAATATAGTGAAAAGGATAAAAGATTTTTTCTTTACTCGAGTTAAATATTCTCTTTTTATTACAAGTGAAATAGGGTTCATAAGTTAGCTTTTAGTGGTTCTCTGTAACACATTTAATGAAAATCTCATGTACGGAAGGGATAACCTCTTCAAATTTAATTAGTAAGCCATTCGAAAATATCTTATTCATAACGACTTGTAATTCTTCTTTTGAATTAGACTTTAAAGTTAGAAAATATGTGTTCTCCTTAAGAGTATAATCTACCACTTCTACCCCTTGTATATTTGATATTTCAATCTTTTCACTTGCTCTATATTGAAGCTTGTATCTGTTTGTTCTAAACTGTTCCTTTATCTCGTTGATGTTTCCATCTAAAATCTTCTTTGATTGATTTATTAGAGCCATTTTATCACAAATATTCTCTGCGGCATGCATCTGGTGGGTGGAAAATATAATTGTTTTACCCATCTCTTTAAATCGAGTTATCTCATCTTGAAGCATCTGTTGATTGATTGGGTCAAAACCACTAAAAGGTTCATCAAGAATCAAAAGATCAGGCTCATGAATAACAGTACATATAAACTGAACCTTTTGTTGCATTCCT
It encodes:
- the trxA gene encoding thioredoxin; protein product: MKKLLFIAFIALSSLTASIAGESNVEIEFNEKTQSFDELLKTKLPVVVDFYATWCGPCKRQAPILEKFAEDNKGKVIIVKVDVDKNKATAKRYAVRSIPTLYIFKNGKIAWKGTGVHTEAQISTEIKKLK
- a CDS encoding formate--tetrahydrofolate ligase; translated protein: MTDIDIAQGIEMKPINEIGRDLGVDIEKMELYGKYKAKLPLELIDEEKVKKSKLILVSAISPTPAGEGKTTVSIGLTQAMNQRKKKTTVVLREPSLGPVFGIKGGATGGGWSQVLPMEDINLHFTGDFSAIEKANNLLAALIDNNIQSKTKSLGIDPRTVEWKRVMDMNDRSLRNIVVGLGGTTSGIPRETGFDITAASEVMAILCLATSFSDLKTRLGNIFVGFTFTGDPIYARDLNAEGAMAALLKDAIKPNLVQTIEGTPALIHGGPFANIAQGTNSILATKMGLSLSDYVVTEAGFGFDLGAEKFIDIKCQYGGLSPDSIVLVATVRALKYHGGKEVKLLTDEDTRALKAGLPNLEKHIENMFHFCKNPIVAVNKFPTDTDEELELIIEACKKLGVKATVVDIWAQGGNGGLDLADLVIETCDENSEKVLPLYDWSWPVEKKIKTVASTIYGAIAVDYTAQAKKDLQKIEKLGLNNLPICIAKTQKSLSDNPKLLGRPKDFVVTVRSIEISSGAGFIVPITGSIMRMPGLPATPAAERINISDDGNISGLF
- a CDS encoding flavodoxin family protein; translation: MAKIVAFSGSPRKNGNTDTIIDHLLNVLKSNGHEVEMVRLKREEIRGCRACGVCREKKDLRCYSNNDFLNECISKMVDADGIIFGSPVYFANVTTEMKALIDVSGYVTRSAGHVLARKVGASVVAVRRAGEMSSFDAMNNFFLINQMIVPGSSYWNIVQGKQPGDVLNDTEGMATITTLGENMSWLLDKVVPSKKKVKKDIGLDLDQPTLF
- the cysK gene encoding cysteine synthase A is translated as MKFNNILETIGNTPHVKINKLYGEDYNVYVKVEKTNPGGSIKDRIALSMIEQAEEDGIITPGKSKLIEPTSGNTGIGLALVAAVKGYELTLVMPESMSIERRRILTAYGAKLDLTPKEKGMKGAIDRAKELQEQNQDSWIPSQFDNPANIDVHVRNTAQEIIKDFPEGIDYLITGVGTGGHISGVSRVLKEHFPSLQTFAVEPTDSPVISGGNPGPHAIQGIGAGFIPNNLKLEYIDGTIQVSKEAAFAFAQKAAKVEGLFGGISSGASLAAIAQKLHEIKKGATILTFNYDTGERYLSVENLF
- a CDS encoding ABC transporter permease; protein product: MNPISLVIKREYLTRVKKKSFILFTILTPILIIALTTIPAYLMIHSETPETKIGVLNHNRELQHLFKSSKTIKYVNITAELKDAYLETPELKKEYDAILEVPKDIISSSQANLTSYKLLSFAISENIKSKLTAGVSQIKIKQLVDKYNIPGLEREFKETKTRVRLNEQIVSDNGEKKDSFSGIASGLGYILGFMIYMFIFVYGSMIMQGVMEEKKNRVVEVIITSVKPFHLLMGKIIGIIAVGLTQLMIWLILFGVTQLALKSSLSIEALQGDNDIITKIINGFDVLNIWYIGSLFVFYFLGGVLTYGSLMAAIGAAVDNPEDSQQFMMPLTIPLIISIILLTLVMQSPDNSVAVWGSIIPLSSPIIMTARIAFGVPVWQLITSMSLLIIFFIFCVWIAAKIYSTGILMYGKKINFKEIWKWIRYS
- a CDS encoding ATP-binding cassette domain-containing protein, with the protein product MNILEVKDVTKRYADHLALDNVSLEINEGDIYGLLGPNGAGKTTLIRMINHITVPDKGQILFRGKRLTRDMVKHIGYLPEERGLYPKMKVGEQALYFAQLKGLERKEALKRLKVWFERFDITTWWNKRVNELSKGMQQKVQFICTVIHEPDLLILDEPFSGFDPINQQMLQDEITRFKEMGKTIIFSTHQMHAAENICDKMALINQSKKILDGNINEIKEQFRTNRYKLQYRASEKIEISNIQGVEVVDYTLKENTYFLTLKSNSKEELQVVMNKIFSNGLLIKFEEVIPSVHEIFIKCVTENH